In Mustela nigripes isolate SB6536 chromosome 2, MUSNIG.SB6536, whole genome shotgun sequence, a single window of DNA contains:
- the CD320 gene encoding CD320 antigen yields the protein MAQGGVRRPAALGLALRLLLGFGLGLQAAPTPMPTQSLAQAPGSCSPTSFQCRTSGFCVPLILRCDGDQDCPDGSDEEDCSIKPCAQDGECQPPTGSPCPCDNVEDCPDGIHENGHNCSSQPCPAGELRCLLGGACVPHTWLCDGHPDCPDSSDELGCGTETLQEGTATSTGTPVTPHSVPSLRNVTATPTGDEDSVQSGNRSAWGVIAAAVVLSAGVAAISLFVLSRLCARGRLHPLGLLVVVKESLLLSDRKPSLL from the exons ATGGCGCAGGGCGGAGTGCGGCGGCCGGCAGCCCTGGGCCTGGCTCTGCGGCTGCTGCTCGGCTTCGGGCTGGGCCTGCAGGCAGCCCCGACCCCGATGCCGACCCAGTCCTTGGCCCAGGCCCCAG GCTCCTGCTCGCCCACCAGCTTCCAGTGCCGCACGAGTGGCTTCTGCGTGCCCCTCATTCTGCGCTGCGACGGTGACCAGGACTGCCCCGACGGCAGCGATGAGGAGGACTGCA GTATCAAGCCTTGTGCCCAGGACGGAGAGTGCCAGCCACCCACTGGCAGCCCCTGCCCTTGTGACAACGTCGAGGACTGCCCAGATGGCATCCACGAGAACGGTCACAACTGCAGTTCCCAGCCCTGCCCGGCGGGGGAGCTCCGCTGCCTGCTGGGCGGTGCCTGTGTCCCACACACGTGGCTCTGCGATGGCCATCCCGACTGTCCCGACTCCAGTGATGAACTTGGCTGTG GAACTGAGACCCTCCAGGAAGGGACTGCCACATCCACGGGGACTCCCGTGACCCCGCACAGTGTCCCTTCTCTCAGGAATGTCACAGCCACCCCCACTGGGGACGAGGACTCCGTCCAGTCTGGAAACCGGAGTGCTTGGGGGGTTATCGCAGCTGCGG TGGTGCTGAGTGCCGGTGTGGCCGCCATCTCCCTGTTCGTGCTGTCCCGGCTCTGTGCCCGTGGGCGCCTGCACCCGCTGGGGCTGCTGGTGGTCGTGAAGGAGTCGCTGCTGCTGTCAGACAGGAAGCCCTCGCTGCTCTGA